A genomic region of Pelodiscus sinensis isolate JC-2024 chromosome 1, ASM4963464v1, whole genome shotgun sequence contains the following coding sequences:
- the LOC102445189 gene encoding olfactory receptor 52R1-like → MSDSNTTHFSNPSNFILLGFPGLETAYAWISIPFCSTYTISVLGNFTILFIVKRELSLHEPMYYFLCMLAVTDLVLSTSTLPKTLSIFWFNSREIDFSACLTQMFFIHCFLAIESGIFVAMALDRYVAICHPLRHSTILTNSVVAKIGLAVLLRGGMLTLPFTYIGSRWPYCMTNIIAHSHCEYIAVVRLACGDTRISSYYGLFVVFFVTGLDLFFISVSYTQILRAIFRLPTKDARLKTFGTCGSHLFAILSFYTPGLFSFLTQRFGQNVALHFRILIGNVYLLVPPMLNPIIYGVKTRQIRDRLLQLFSCKGS, encoded by the coding sequence atgtcagattccaacaccaCCCACTTCAGTAATCCCTCCAACTTCATCCTGCTGGGCTTTCCTGGCCTGGAGACAGCCTAcgcctggatctccatccccttctgcagcaCATACACCATATCCGTGCTGGGGAatttcaccatcctgttcattgtcAAGAGGGAGctgagcctccatgagcccatgtactatttcctctgcatgctggccgtcaccgACCTGGTCTTGTCCACATCCACCCtgcccaaaacactgagcatcttctggttcaattccagggagatcgatttcagtgcctgcctcacccagatgttcttcattcactgcttctTAGCAATCGAGTCGGGGATCTttgtggccatggcgttggatcgctacgtggccatctgccatcccctgagacattccaccatcctcacaAACTCTGTGGTGGCCAAGATCGGCCTGGCTGTGTTGCTGCGTGGTGGCATGCTGACATTACCCTTTACTTACATAGGAAGTCGGTGGCCGTATTGCATGACCAACATCATCGCTCACTCACATTGCGAGTACATCGCCGTGGTGAGGCTGGCCTGTGGGGACACCCGTAtcagtagttactacggcctctttgtaGTTTTCTTTGTGACTGGTCTGGATTTGTTTTTTATATCCGTGTCCTATactcagatcctcagggccatcttcagactccccaccaaggacgcccggctcaagacttttgggacctgcggctcccacctctTTGCCATCCTCTCCTTTTACACCCCaggtctcttctccttcctcacacagCGGTTTGGCCAGAATGTGGCCCTGCATTTCCGCATTCTCATTGGTAATGTgtacctcctggtgccccccatgctgaaccccatcatctacggggtgaagacgagacagatccgggacaggctgctccaACTCTTTAGTTGTAAAGGGAGCTAA